GTTCGTCAGCGCCCGCGCGAGCGCGTCGTAGCGCCCGCGCACGAGCGGCACGTCCGCCGCGACCTCGACCGTTGCCTCCAGCGTGTCGGGCACCGTCGTCGCCGTCGCCCACCGCGCGAGTTCCCCCACGTCGACGTCGGCGAGCGGCCCGTCCGGCAGCCGCCCGAACTGCGCGAACCCGCGCGCCATCGCTTCCAGCCGCGCCGTCTCGGCCGCGAGCACCTCGACCGCCTCGGTCTGGCCGGGCACCGCGTCCCGCCGCAGCCGGTCGACGGCGAAGCGGATCGGCGTCAGCGGATTCTTCAGTTCGTGGGCGACCCGCAGCGCCGACTCGCGGAACGCCTCGGCGCGCTCCGCCTCGAGCGCCCGCCGGCGCCCGACGGCCAGCTCGCGCGCCATCGTCCGCATGCGGCGCCGGAGCGTGCGGAACTCGGGCGCCCCGCGCGGCTCCGGCTCTTCGGGCAGCGGCGCGCCCTCCTGCACGAGCGCCGTCCAGCGCACGAGCTGGCCGAGCGGGCGGGAGAGCTGCCGGCTGAGGTGCCCGGCGACGCGCGAGGCGACGAGTGTGAGCACCGCGACGAGGATCGCGCCGCCGGCGAGCAGCACGCGCGCCACGCGCGGTGCCACGAAGCTGTAGCGGCGCGAGAGCTCGAGCGACGCCCGCAGCTCCTGGGCGTGCGCGTCGAGCGTGCGGTCGAGCGCCCGCCGCTCCGTGCTCGTGAGGGGCCGCCCCTCGCCCGCCCGCGCCGCGGCCCCCCGCGCCGCCGCGAGCGCGCGCTCGCCCGTCGCGGCCGCCCGCTCCCACGCGACCCCGCCGCTCAGCAGCGGCACCGCGCGCGCGAGCGCGCCCGTCCACGCGGCCGTGAGCAGCACCGACGGACAGACGGCGAAGAGCACCAGGATGGCGAAGAGCCGCGCCCGATACGAAGCCCGGAACGGGCGGAGGCGAGTGCCGATCACGCGCGCAACTTACGGCTCGTGACCGACGGCCGGAGGCCGGACGCGGATGCAGCCCGGTGCGGCGGCGGTACGGGTCGCACGCGTGCGGCGGCGCGCTTTACCGCACTCTGACGGGGGGTTACCCTTCGCACGCGATATGGCACGCTCCCGACCGCGCACGACCGCCTGATGGCCGACCAGCCGACGCTCGACCAGCTCTTCGCCGACCGCGCCACCACCCGGGCGGAGCGCCCGCTGGTCGTCGCCGGCGCGCGGACGCTCACCTACGCCGACGTCGACCGGCAGGGCGCCGCGCTCGCCGCCGCGCTCGCGGACCTCGGCGTCGCGGCCGGCGACCGCGTCGCGATCGCGCTCCCCAACCGCGCGGAGTGGGTGCTCGCCCTGCGCGCCGCCGCCGCGCTCGGCGCCGTCGTCGTCCCCGTCAACCCGCGCCTTGGGCCGCACGAGCTCAAGTACCAGCTGCGGCACGCGGGGGCGGTCTGCCTCGTCGTCGCCGACCGAGACGACGGGCTCGACACCCTCACGCTCTACGAGGGCGTGCTCGCCGACCTGCCGGCCCTGCGCCTGTTGGTCACGGTCGGCGACGAAACCGAGCGGTGGTACGACGATCGAATCTTCCGCCTCGAAGACCTCGTCGCCAAGGGCGCGGGACGCCGCCCCGCGGCGCCGCCGGCCGGGGCGGGGGACGACCTCGCCCAGCTCTACACGTCGGGCACGATGGGCAACCCCAAGGGGGTGCGCCTGAGCCACGCCGGCGTGATCGACACCGCGCGGCACACGGGCGAGGCGCTCGGCCTCGGCGACGACGAGCGCGTCTTCGCCGCGGTCCCGCTCTTCGCGAGCTTCGGCTTCGGCGTCGCGGTCGGCGCGGTCGCCGCGGGCGTCACGCTCGTGCTGCAGGAGCAGTTCGAGCCGGCCGCCGCGCTCGCGCTCATGCAGCGCGAGCGCGTGACCGTGCTCCACGGCGTGCCGACGACGTTCCACCTCCTCATGCGCGCCCCGGGCTTCGACGAGCGCGCCGTGCGCGAGGGCGGACTCCGCGCCGGGCTGATCGCCGGCGCGCCCGCCGACGAGGACCTGCTGCGCCGCGTCCGGCGTTGGTGCGACGTGCACGTCGCCTACGGCCTCACCGAAACCGGGCCCGCGGTCACCGTCACGCGCGACGGTGACCCGGCCGACAAGCGGCTGACCACCGCGGGGCGCCCGCTGCCGGGCGTCGACGTCATGGCCGTCGACGTCCTCACCGGCCAGCTCCACGGCCCGCAGGAGGCGGTCGGCGAGATCGCCGTCCGGGGCCCCGGCGTCATGCTCGGCTACGCCCGCATGCCCGCCGAGTCCGCGCGCGCCTTCACCCCCGAGGGCTACTTCCTCACCGGCGACCTCGGCATCCTCGACGAGGACGGCTACCTGCGCATCGTCGGCCGGCGCAAGGAGACCATCCTCCGCGGCGGCTTCCAGATCTACCCGCGCGAAATCGAGGACCAGCTGCGCACCCACCCCGCGATCGAAGACGTCTGCGTCATCGGCGTCCCGCACGACGTGCTGGGCGAACGGATCTGCGCCTGCGTCGTCCCGGTCGAGGGCGCCGTGATCACGGGCAAGGACGTCAAGAGCTTCGCCCGCGACACCCTGACCGACTCCAAAATCCCCGACCTCGTGCGCTTCTTCGACGCCTTCCCGATGACGGGGAGCGGCAAGGTGAAGCGGCGCGAGCTCGAGCGCGTCGTCGCGCTCGACCCGACTGTCACAGCCGCCGCCGCGTGAGCCGGCGGCCCACAGCCGCCGCGTGAACCGGCGGCCGCGCCCGCCCCTTCGCGCGGGCCCCACACCATGAGCACTCGCTACCCCCGGCCGCGCGACCGCGGCCCCGCGGCCCCGTCGTCCGCCGCCGTCATCGCCAAGGGCCCGCAGGCCGCCCCCCCCAGCGCGTACGCGCCCGCGGCCTACCTACCGCCGGCGCCCAACGCCGCGCTCCTTATCGACTTCGACAACGTCACGCTCGGCATCCAAAAGGACCTGCAGGCCGAGCTGCGGGCGCTCCTGTCGTCGGACATCATCCGGGGCAAGGTCTCGGTCCAGCGCGCGTACGCGGACTGGCGCCGCTACCCCAACTACGTCGTCCCGCTCACCGCGAACTCGATCGACATCATCTTCGCCGTCGCGGGCGGCACGACCAAAAAGAACTCCACCGACATCCGCCTCGCCATCGACGCGATGGAGTTGGTGTTCACCCGCCCCGAAATCGGCACCTTCATCCTGCTCTCGGGCGACAGCGACTTCTCGTCGCTCGTCCTCAAGCTGAAGGAATACGGGAAATACGTCATCGGCGTCGGCATCCGCGAGAGCGCGAGCGACCTGCTCGTC
This is a stretch of genomic DNA from Gemmatimonadetes bacterium T265. It encodes these proteins:
- a CDS encoding AMP-binding protein — protein: MADQPTLDQLFADRATTRAERPLVVAGARTLTYADVDRQGAALAAALADLGVAAGDRVAIALPNRAEWVLALRAAAALGAVVVPVNPRLGPHELKYQLRHAGAVCLVVADRDDGLDTLTLYEGVLADLPALRLLVTVGDETERWYDDRIFRLEDLVAKGAGRRPAAPPAGAGDDLAQLYTSGTMGNPKGVRLSHAGVIDTARHTGEALGLGDDERVFAAVPLFASFGFGVAVGAVAAGVTLVLQEQFEPAAALALMQRERVTVLHGVPTTFHLLMRAPGFDERAVREGGLRAGLIAGAPADEDLLRRVRRWCDVHVAYGLTETGPAVTVTRDGDPADKRLTTAGRPLPGVDVMAVDVLTGQLHGPQEAVGEIAVRGPGVMLGYARMPAESARAFTPEGYFLTGDLGILDEDGYLRIVGRRKETILRGGFQIYPREIEDQLRTHPAIEDVCVIGVPHDVLGERICACVVPVEGAVITGKDVKSFARDTLTDSKIPDLVRFFDAFPMTGSGKVKRRELERVVALDPTVTAAAA